From the Triticum urartu cultivar G1812 chromosome 4, Tu2.1, whole genome shotgun sequence genome, the window cgtcaccgaatgttaagcgtgcggaccctatgggttcgagaaatatgtagacatgaccgggacacatctccggtcaataaccaatagcgaaacctggatgctcatattggttcctatatattctacgaagatcttttatcggtcaaaccgcctAACAATATactttattccctttgtcatcagtatgttgcttgcccgagatccgatcgtcggtatcatcatacctagttcaatctcgttaccggaaagtctctttactcgtttcgtaatgcatcatcctgcaactaactcattagtcacattgcttgcaaggcttatagtgatgtgcattaccgagagggcccagagatacctcttcgatacacggagtgacaaatcctaatcttgatctatgccaactcaacaaacaccttcggagacacatgtagagcatctttataatcacccaattacgttgtgatgtttgatagcacacaaggtgttcctccggtatttgggagttgcataatctcatagtcagaggaatatgtataaatcatgaagaaagcaatagcaataaaactaaacgatcataatgctaagctaacggatgggtcttgtccatcacatcattctcctaatgatgtgatcccgttcatcaaatgaaaacacatgtctatggttaggaaacttaaccatctttgattaacgagctagttaaatagaggcatactagggacactctgttttgtttatgtattcacacatgtactaagtttccgattaatacaattctagcatgaataataaacatttatcatgatataagaaaatataaataacatctttattattgcctctagggcatatttccttcagtagcaggtgcatacaacttgcaagatcggattaAGAACACAAATaaattcatgaaaacataaagggttcagatctgaaatcatggcactcgggccctagtgacaagcattaagcattgcaaagttatagcaacatcaatcttagaacatagtggatactagggatcaagccctaacaaaactaactcgattacatgataaatctcatccaacccatcaccgcccagcaagcatacgaaggaattactcactcccgacggtgggcatcatgaaattggtaatgtaggatggttgatgatgacaaagacgaaagatccccctctccgaagccccgaacggactccatatCTGGCCTCTggatgaagaataggaggtggtggcggctccgtatcgtaaaacgcgatgaaacttcATATCTCATTTATTCTCGAgaaataggaatttatagtgcTGAGATTAGGATTAGCGGAGCCATGTGGGCCCTACAAGCaaccagggcgcgccctggtgcctcGTGGGCAGCAAGTTGCCCCTCTCCAGTGGATCtttgctccagtattttttatttattccataaACAATTTCCAAAAAGTTTCATCCAATTCTgaaaacttttatttctgcacaaaaaacaacatcatggtagttCTCCTGAAAGCAGCATTAGtacgggttagtttcattcaaatcatgcaaattagagtccaaaacaagagcaaagtgttcggaaaagtagatacgacggagacgtatcactccccAACACGGTTGCTCCTACCCATTCCTCAGCAACTAGCCAACGTGGCTACATACCCAAAAAAGGCCAGTCCCAGCCCATTCATCTCTACTActattaaacaagcaaacatattcATCACTAAGTGCATCCAGTCTAGCCTACACATAACAGCACAGAAGAGTTACAGCCTCCCGATCAGATCACATAATTTTATAACCGTCAAGATTACACTAATCCACATGAAAAACTGAGTTTAGCATTTTTTTTCTAGGCAGACGAAAACTTTGTCATTCCCACGTCCGCAAGAGCAGCAACAAGGGATCCCACCACCGCGTAATTAGCGCTAACATCCTGTGTGATTAGAGCCCAAAGGTCGTCTGCTCGGGGACCCAAGCCCCTTGCGCGCTCACGATGGAGAACTTCGTAGCGTACCCGCAAAAAAAGAGAACTTCGTAGCGCATCGGCCAATGGCTGCTCCGGTCGCCGCCCCTACTCATGAAGGCATCGCACACCGAGAAGTCAAGGGAGTGGCTCATCGATGCCTTCCTCCTCTACTTGGTGGCCTCCATGGATGCGGAGACCATGTCGCCAGATCCGTGCTGGCCGACCGAAAGGGTCCCCGGAGGACGGCCGTCGGCCGGAGCCTCGCCATCTATCTCCAACAACTGTCTGATACCCCATTGCTACTGGCATGTCATGCACCTTCCCAGCCAATGTCGTCGGCAGCCTCACGGATGCCGACATCGCTGGGCTTCCTTCCCTCCCCCCTCCCTTGCCGGACCTCCCGGCTCCCAGCCGCCCGCATGTAGCACCGACGCGATCCCCGTGGCCTTGTCGACACCTCCCCGAGCAGGCGACCCACACCACAGCACTCTCAACTGCACCAGGTGCTTGTGGTATTGCCTCAAAGAATGCAGTGTTAATCTTTTCAGCCAATGTTTGCAAAAATCGCTGCGTCGTTGGCGTATAAACTAACACGCAACTTGACCTCTCGCCCTGGCAGGGGAGCTAGTATCCCATACTTGATAACTTTGGCGATCAGATGGTGCAGAGCGTCAATTGCGAGGATGAATAGTAGCGGTGAAAGGGGGTCACCCTGCAGCCCGCGGTGATGTCTAACTAAAACTCCTAGTGCCCCATTAACCAAGAAATACGACGGTGTGGATGACAGAAGCAAAGCAATCCAGTCACGCCAGCGTGCACTGAAGCCCATctcgtgaagaagctcaaggatGAACTCCCAAGATACATGATCAAAGGCCCTTGCAATATCTAGGTTGATTAGAAGTGCTGGGTTTCTCTTGTGATGGAGGGAATGGGCGAGGTTTTGGATGTACAGGAAATTATCATTTAGGCACTTTGTCTTTATAAACACGCTCTGCACCGACGAGATGAGCGAGCCAACTTTCTCTGACAGACACATGAAGAACCTTAGCAATCCATTTTGTAATTGAATTGATCAGACTGATTGGCCTGAAATCCCCCATTGCTTTGGCACCATCCTTTTTTGGCAACAGTGCGGCGAGGGCCGAGTTGATCTGTGCAAAGTTTGCTCCCGGCATACTATGAAATTGATGAAAAATATCTATGATCTCTTCCTTGATTATGTCCTAGTATGTTGATGTATAATGTGCTACCTAATCTCTTTCATCAGATCAGTCTTTTGGTTGCATTGGTTAGAACATGCATTTCtacatggtatcagagccaagaTGTCTTAAGTTCAAGACTAATGTGCTGCCTAGTCTCTTCCATCAGATCGGTTTTTTGGTTGCATTGACTAAACCATACACTTCTACAACTACGAAAGAAAATACCGTTGAAGCCATCAGCTCCGACGCCTTCTCCGCCGGGTAGGCCAGCATGGCCGCCTTCCATAAAAGGGTTGTCGAGCCCTCCACTGGCCACCTTGGGCAGCTACAACCCACGCTCCACTGCCATGTTATTCTTTATGAATGTTATCTTCTTGCACGCTCCATTGTCGCGCTTAGGGGGTACTATGTGTGTTGAGAGTGTTTCGTGGGCTCCCTGTGTGGACGTGGGGTTTAATGTCGTGTAAGTAGTTCGTTGTGGTATGTCTACTCTGTTTTTGCCCGATTTTCGTAATCAACAAGGTAATTCTCTTCTCGTAATCAACAAGGTAATTCTCTTCTATTTAATTAATCATTGAGACGAAACGTTTGCCTCCGTTTAAAAGAGAAGAATATTGTGAGGGATGACTGGTGAATGGACTGTTTTTTGTCGGCACAATCTGTCTTCTTGTTCGTGTGTTCCACATACAGTTCAGAATAGAAGTGCATTGAGTCGATTCCGACCGATGAAAGTATGACAAGCTGCTAAATAACATGTCTAATAAGATAAATTCAACCGATAACCGAGCAGTAACAGCGGCATATATACAAGTCGCGGGGATCTTGAGAGACATTGCTTGACACTTCCCCTTAGCTCCTCTAGCAGGTTACACATGAAGAAGCAAAAGTGAATGAAGAAAATAGAAGGCATAATAAAGACTACTCcttccgtcccataatataagagcatttttgaCATTGCATTAGATGTAAATGCCAAATAGCACATCGCTCCCATGAACAGTTCGCCCTGTTATTTCGACTTGACGATGAGAACGGGGCAGTTGGCGTTCCTGACGCAGTAATCGCTGACACTCCCGAGGAGAGCCCTGCAAAACCAACGAGAATTCTTGGTCACACGAGCACTGCTCTGACAGGAACCTGAAGTGGCGTACATATTAGAATAGCTACAAGTAATTATCAGTTGAGCAATCCCGCTGGTCTCACTGCAGCCTGGAGTGCAGCGTGTGGCATAGTACAGAAGTCAGAAAGAATTACGTACCTCTTGAGAAAGCCATAGCCATGGCTCCCCATCACCAGCAGGTCGGCTCCGAGCTTGTCCACCATGTCGCAGATGACGCTCCGGGCGTCCCCGACCGCCACCTTCACATCCACCTTCACCTTGCCGTTCTCTTTGCTGTGGAGCGCGCAGAGCTTCTGCGCCTTGTCCACCACCGCGTCCGCCACCGCCCGGCTGTACCCGTCGATCGCGGCGGTCGCCTCATTGGCAAACATATAGCCTAGCGGGGCTTACGGTGCAGGCCGGTTAGTCCCCGACGCCGGGATGAGCGTAGGATCGCTTCGTGAAGACAGAACGTACGTACCGGAGGCGTCGAGCACGGAGTAGGTGGGCGGCGTGGGCCGGACGTAGAGCAGGAGGATGGTGTCCGGTGGAGCAAGCTCGCCGTCGCCGCGCGCGGCGAAGTTGGTGAGGCACCATCGCAGCGCGTGGACGCTCTCGtcgccctcgtccacggccaccAGTATCCTTCGGCCCTCGGCTGGATCCATCTCTTCTTCGTACTCGTCTATGCTTTGTGAGTCGATGGGTACACTTTCTTGATGGAGATTTGTTGAAGTGCTGTATGCAGGCGCGACGGTTTATAGGAGTATGTTGCACGGTGACCGTGAGGATGGCTCGCGGTTTGGGGACTCGAATCCGCGGTTCTTTGGTGGAACCGGAGCTGCTACCCGTGGTTTTTGGCAGGTCGCGTGGCGCCGGGGTTTGCAGCGTGGaaggctgacaggtgggccccgtCTTTTTCTGGATAGGGATCAGGGATCTGGATTCTTCGTGTCTAGAGAGAGGCTGGACTTGTTTAAGGTAATCGGCGGCACATCGCGCGCTGTCGACACGCCCTCAGTTGCGGCAGGCCGCCAGTGTCGACACTCCGTGTCCGTGTGCCTGGTTTTCGGATGACACGGGACgcgtgtatgtgtgtgtatgttcTAGGACTCGCTTGGAACGGGCTATGTTGCGCCAGAGCAATATATCTCGCAAGAGCAACTAATCGAGGAGATTGCCTAAAAAAAAACTAATCGAGGAGCGCTTCTACGGAAGCCTACCCAAGGGTCATTTGAGGTGGCGCCATGCTCTCAACCGTCGTCACGTGTCACGTTTTAGGTACTCCCTTCagattttatttttatttattttttggcACATGTTTTTGGCTTTTTAAATGGTTTTTTCTTCCCGGTTTTTATCGATCTTTCTTTGCTTTTTGATAAAAAAGTCAAAAACACGCTTTTTAATTATTCATTTTTTTTGCTTCTGTGAAAGGCtgtgcctctcgaaaacgaacaaaattagttttctttttttcttccgGGAGAGGTATGGCTGTGCCTATTGGAATCTGCTTTTGGAAAGGAAAAAAATGTTCCCGTTGTGGCTTTTCCGTCCATTTTTTATGAAAAAAGCTCGTCGAAGCCTATCAAATGGGTTCTAATTTTAAAGACCTCGACACGAGGAATCAAATGGTGAAAATGGTTCAATATTTGGAcacacggtttaagagataattttttttgaataaacggatcaaCGAAAAAAAGGAAAACTCACAGGTTGCGatgccacttgtcgcaacctcaGGAGGTGGATGTGATCTTTGCAAGGAGTACTCATCAATTAGTGATTTTAATACCTCTCTTATAACAAGAAGTACACACGGCTCGTCTGAAGGTTCTTCCCTTCGTCGTTATTTGACCAACCCGTTTTGTTAGGTTTTTATTCCATTCACCGTTCGCTCAGGGCTTCGTTCGTTCGTGTTTCGACCGTTAGGTGTAGACTTTGGGGGGTTTCTTTTCAGTTTTTCTTTCGCATTTTTATTATTTCTTCACGGGTTTTTTCAGGGGTTTTCCATCGTTTTCTATctgtttcttttctttctctcATTTTTCTTTGGTTTTTCTTTAGTTCATTTATTtgtttatattttttattttacATTCTATTATATTTtgttttattattattttccTTTCTTAGTTTTTAGTAATTTTCTTTggtgttttttctttttcttgttttctTTGTTTCCTCGTGGGTTTTCGTGGTTTTCTTTCTGTTTTTTGCTTTCTTCATTTCTGTGGTGTTTCTTTCTTCCATTTACACGGTTTTCACCGCTTTTCTTTGTTTTTATTTAACACATGTCTATACTGTTCATACATATTGGGACATTTTAAGTATAAAGCAGGAAATTTTCTAAACAAGTTTCACCATTTTTTAATACGTGATTAATAGTTTAAAAATATGTTTCATGACtattttttcatacacattgcAAATTTTTTGCATATAACAGCACATTTTTatgtttaacatttttaaataTATTATATAATACTTTTAATACACTatcaacattttttgaaatttgtgTTTGTATGTTCAAAATTTTTAACACATTTTCTACATTTTTCTTATACAGTAGGAACATTTTTCATCCACATTGTACATTTTCGATATATATAATGCTTTATGCATGGTAATTATTTTTTGAAGTatatgattaacattttttcGATAGGTAATcaacattttttttaaaatatatgTTTTCATGTTCAATTTTTAATGCACATTTTATATTTTTGGTATACATTAGGAACGTTTTTTATACCCGTTCAACATTTTTTCAATAGATGATTAACAtctttttcaaatgcttgattaccatttttttaaatacatgattagcTTTTATCACACACATTGTATTTTTTTAtacatttttcatatacatgACAAACATTGTTTCTATACGCAATTAAATTATACAAATGCTAGATTAACATGTTTCAAATGTCTTATGTAGAGTGTTTTTTGTAATAAATATTTAGAATATTTAAAAGAATAAACAGAAGTAAAATTATTAAATAAAAAATGTCAAAAAATGAGGTAGTAGCATCCCACGAGCTAGTCTCACGCTCCCTCGGGCGGGACAGCCCTACATCTCGCGTCAAGCGAGACATGGGCGCACCTGCTATGTTGTTTGCGGGAGATAAGAGCGTCTACAACCAGACTTCTCAAACCCCCTCGTACATCTGGGCGGATGGTCCGGTCACTCACCAGTCACAAAAACCTTACCCAGCCGGGCTCCTCAAATCAGCCCTATACATTCGGGCTGACCGGCAGCCCTCATATCCAGCCCAAGTCGGGGGTGTATATGAGGAGGCCCGGGCGCACAAGGGCATGTCCGCCACATCGGATTCAATGGGTAGGACCCACCCCGAATTGCACCAGATTGACCAAGTGCACCAAATCCATCGCCCTCCTCCCACATCCGTCATCCATTTCCCATGCCCTAGCGGTCGCCGTCCTCCACCCTTGCTTTCCCATCCGTAGCGCCACCCCCACCCGCCGCCCTAAATGTCTTCGTCAGGTACCCCCCGTCCCCACCGTCGCGACGGATGTTGCCTTAGCGTCTTCCGTGGGGCTCCCGTCCATGGCTCCGAGCTGCAAGCCGGAGAACGTCGCTCAGAGGAAGTGGTGAAGGAAGCAGCGCGAGAGGGAAGCGGCGGTGTAGGGAGTTCCGATCAAGGATATTGGGGACCTCGAGGATGATTGTCCCCTTTGTGTTTCCGTCCATCATGCCGCCGACAATAATGAAGTCGATGTCCATCCCGCCGGCAATCAACATCAATCTTACGACCGATTAGGCAATTCCAAATGGACTTATGGAAACCTAGGGGGCGGACGGCGATGAGTGTGACATGCCACACCTCCAACGGGCACGGACAAGCATGGGTAGCGTCGGCATCCGGGCTTCCCATGTCCGGTTTGATGGATTGTGCTCGCATGAGTGAGTACAAATTTTGCTCCATTCTGTATCTTTTTGTTAGTTATATTTGGTATGTCACATTGCATTAGTTAGTTGAATATGCCATAAAATGAATTAGTTGCGGAATCATGATCATTTTAGGAGATTACATGCCTGAGATGATCAATGATGGTCATGAACCTATGGCTGATATGGAATATGACTTGTGGAATCCAAATTGTCGTACATTCGAAGTTGGGGGAACATCACATAGTAAGAAGGAAAAATGGCGGAAACACCCAGGGCAAGAGGTCTTCCATTCATAGGATTTGAGGATATTTTGTTGGTCAAAGCTTGGTTTGCCACAATCATGGACCCTATATGTGGCACGAAGCAAAAGGACAACGGGTAGGGAGAAGATCCACAAGCACTAACACAAGGAATATGTGGCGCTGCATCCTATCATTACCACATACAGTGATGTCTCCCTCCAACATAGATGGTCCACCATCCAAGAAACGTGTACAAGTTTGTCGACCACTACTCTTCCGTGCTTGGCCAGAATCAAAGTGGGATTGGAGTCCAAACTCACGTAAGTTGAGTTGCAAACTTTGTCATAATTTGAATTGCTAGCTTTTAATGTCGGATTCTCATGATTACTTTTATTTTTTGAATGTTTGATAGACGGTGTTGGTTGCCGCTTTGATTCAACAAGTCGAGAAGAAACCAATCAGATTTAGCTATTGCTAGATTAAATTAAAGGGCCAACCAAAGTGGAACCAAGTTGTGGAAGACCTTAAGAATGACACCAAGCGGTTGAACACAAATGGTGGCACAAGCTCCCACCAATTGATTATtggagtgttggaaatatgccctagaggcaataataaagtggtttttattattttccttaatcatgataaaggtttattattcatgctagaattgtattgattggaaacttaaatacatgtgtgaatacataagcAAATACCAATTCCCTAGTAGGAGATCCACCAAAGTAGCCCAGATCTCCTCTCCTCGTGCCATCCCTTTGGGCGGCCGATGGGAGCCCAGATCTGCCACCCCTCGCCCCTCCTCCCACCTCCGCCCCTCCTCGCTGCCGTCGGCGCAGGTCACCGGGCAAAGCCCTCTCAGCCTAGGCGGCGGCGGGGACTTCTTCTCCTCCTGCCCGAGGATGGCGGCACGGGACGCTTTCTTCTAGTGGTGGCGAGGCGCGGCCGTGGGGCGCGGTGGCACGATGGCACGGGCTGGCGGCGGTGGCTGTTGGGCATATGTGGCGTCGTCCTCTCCTGGGCCAGCGGCGGGGTGTGGTGTAGGGCTCTCCGGTGGTGCGGCTCGGGCTTGTGGGCCGCCCTGCTGCTCGCGCGACGTGGCTGCTGGCTAGTCAGGCGGCGGAGGCCTGGAGCCTACTTCCAGTCCCCGGTGGAGATGGCAGCGATCCATACACAAGACTTGATGAAGGTTCTTCGAACATATCTGGGTGAAAACCTAGTGCTCGGCTAGTTGCCAAGGCCCGCGATTGTttgggaacgcagtatttcaaaaatttcctacgatcacgcaagatctatctaggagatgcatagcaacaagaggggagagtgtgtctacgtaccctcgtagaccgaaagcggaagcgttgagtaacgcggttgatgtagtcgaacgtctccgcgatccaaccgatcaagtatcgaaccCACGACACCTCAGCGATCTACACACGtacagctcggtgacgtccctcgaactctagatatAGCTAAGGACgaaggagagtttcgtcagcacgacggcgtgttgacgaagatgatgaagttgcagacgcagggcttcgcctaagcactacaacaatatgacctaggtggaaatctatggaggggggcaccgcacacggctaagagatcaacttgtgtgtctatggggtgcccctcccccatatataaaggagtggaggaggcaACCGGCCTCATGGGGTGCGCCCCAAGGGTGggatcctactcctactaggagtaggttcccccctttcctagtccaactaggaggggaaggaaagggagagggagagaagtaaagggggggccgcccccctcccaattcggattgggcttgggggcgcacCCCTCCACttgtccgcctcctcctctcttccactaaagcccatgaaggcccattaacccccccccccccccggtactctggaaaatgcccgaacctatctgAAACCTTTCCAGTGtccataaccttccaatatatgaatcttcatgtctcgaccatttcgagactcctcgtcgtgttcgtgatcacatccgggactccgaacaaccttcggtacatcaaatcacataactcgcaatacatatcgtcatcgaacattaagcgtgtggaccctacgggttcgagaactatgtatacatgaccgagactcatctccgatcaataaccaatagcggaacctagatgctcaaattggttcctacatattctacgaagatctttatcggtcaaaccgcataacaacatacattgttccctttgtcatcgttatgttacttgcccaagattcgatcgtcggtatcaccatacctagttcaatctcgttaccggcaagtctctttactcgttctgtaatgcatcatctcgcaactaactcattagtcacattgcttgcaagtctcatagtgatgtgcattaccgagagggcccagagatacctctccgacaatcggagtgacaaatcctaatcttgatctatgccaactcaacaaacaccatcggagacacctgtagagcatctttgtaatcacccagttacgtcgtgacatttgatagcacactaagtgttcttccggtattcgggagttgcataatctcatagtcataggaacatgtataagttatggagaaagcaatagtaataaactaaacgatcatagtgctaagctaacggatgggtctagtccatcacatcattctctaatgatgtgatcacgttcatcaaatgacaacacatgtctatggctaggaaacttaaccatctttgattaacgagctagtctagtagaggcatactagggacactctgtttgtctatgtattcacacatgtactaagtttccggttaatacaattctagcatgaataataaacatttatcatgatataaggaaatataaataacaactttattattgcctctagggcatatttccttcaatctcccacttgcactagagtcaataatctagattacacagtaataattctaacacccatggagtcttggtgctgatcatgttttgctcatgagagaggcctagtcaacgggtctgcaacattcagatccatatgtatcttgcaaatctctatgtctccttccttgacttgatcgcggatggaattgaagcatctcttgatatgcttggttctcttgtgaaatctggattcctttgccaaggaaattgcaccagtattgtcacaaaagattttcattggacccgatgcactaggtattacacctagatcggatatgaactccttcatccagactccttcatttgctgcttccgaagcagctatgtattccgcttcacacgtagaccccgccacgacgctttgtttagaactgcaccaactcacatctccaccattcaataaaaatatgtattcggtttgtgacttagagtcatccggatcagtgtcaaagcttgcatcatgtaaccgtttacgatgagctctttatcacctccataaacgagaaacatatccttagtccttttcaggtatttcaggatgttcttgaccgctgtccagtgatccactcctagattactttggtacctccctgctaaactaatagcaaggcacacatcaggtctggtacacaacattgcatacatgatagaacctatggccgaagcatagggaatgactttcattttctctctatcttttgcggtggtcgggcattgagtctgactcaacttcacaccttgtaacacaggcaagaaccctttctttgtttgatccattttgaacttcttcaaaactttatcaaggtatgtgctttgtgaaagtcgaATTAAGCATCTtaatctatatctatagatcttgatgcccaatatataagcagcttcaccgaggtctttcattgaaaaattcttattcaagtatccttttatgctattcagaaattcagtatcatttccaatcaacaatatgtcatccatatataatattagaaatgtatagagctcccactcactttcttgtaaatataggcttctccaaaagtctgtataaaaccatatgctttgatcacactatcaaagtgtatattccaactccgagatgcttgcaccagtccataaatggatcgttggagcttacacactttgttagtaccttttggatcgacaaaaccttatggttgcatcatatacaactcttctttaagatatccattaaggaatgcagttttgacatccatttgccaaatttcataatcataaaatgtggcaatttctaacatgattcggacggacttaagtatcgctaccggtgagaaggtctcatcgtagtcaactccttgaatttgtcgaaaaccttttgcaacaagtcgagcttcgtagatagtaacattaccattagcgtcagtcttcttcttgaagatccatttattctctatggcttgctgatcatcaggcaagtcaaccaaagtccacactttgttctcatacatggatcccatctcagatt encodes:
- the LOC125553913 gene encoding universal stress protein PHOS32 isoform X2 — translated: MDPAEGRRILVAVDEGDESVHALRWCLTNFAARGDGELAPPDTILLLYVRPTPPTYSVLDASGYMFANEATAAIDGYSRAVADAVVDKAQKLCALHSKENGKVKVDVKVAVGDARSVICDMVDKLGADLLVMGSHGYGFLKRALLGSVSDYCVRNANCPVLIVKSK
- the LOC125553913 gene encoding universal stress protein PHOS32 isoform X1, whose translation is MDPAEGRRILVAVDEGDESVHALRWCLTNFAARGDGELAPPDTILLLYVRPTPPTYSVLDASAPLGYMFANEATAAIDGYSRAVADAVVDKAQKLCALHSKENGKVKVDVKVAVGDARSVICDMVDKLGADLLVMGSHGYGFLKRALLGSVSDYCVRNANCPVLIVKSK